The Vitis vinifera cultivar Pinot Noir 40024 chromosome 16, ASM3070453v1 DNA segment AACAATTAGGCTTGGCTAAAATAATTGAACCTCCAAAAAGGATTGCAAAGTCTAAGGCTAAAATCCAAAAACTCCAACAAAAATTAATGTTACCTCATGATCATCATACAATCTATtgtgattttattaattaaaaaaaatataagctaATGAGTTTATCATCTTTTACAGGTGCTCCGATAGATTATAAAATGGTCCTTACAGGTGATTTTCTATTCACCTATATATATTCATCTTTTTGTCACGATGAGGGTGACATTATGATTCTtaatttgtttcttcttttttcatttgcttACAAATAACCATTTTTCCTACTTGCAGAAGTAATCCTTGGTTTCTGTCACCTCTCGTTGGGAATATTTATAATCTTTATTGTCTATCGctccaataaattaaaaagagagcataaaataaatattcaaaggTTTTTGGAAGATTATAAAGCTCTCAAGCCCTCAAGGTATTGTTATGCTGATATTAAGAAGATCACAAATAATTTCAAGGACAAATTAGGTCAAGGAGGTTACGGGACTGTTTATAAAGGAAGACTCtcaaatgaagtttttgttgcAGTAAAGATTCTTAATGATTTCAAAGGGAATGGGGAAGAGTTCATTAATGAAGTGAGAACAATGGGTACTATTCATCATGTTAATGTGGTTCGTTTGGTCGGGTTTTGTGCAGATGGATATAAACGAGCTTTAATTTGTGAATTCTTACCAAATGACTCATTAGaaaagttcatattttcaacATTTGGTAACAATCGTTCACTTGGTTGGTGTAAGCTTCATGATATTGCTATAGGCATAGCTAAAGGAATTGAGTATCTTCACCAAGGTTGTGATCAAAGAATCctccattttgatatcaaacctCATAATATTTTGCTTGATCACAACTTTAATCCGAAGATCTCTGATTTTGGTTTGGCCAAATTATGTTCTAAGGAGCAAAGCACAGTATCTGTGACAGCAACAAGGGGGACCATGGGCTATATTGCACCAGAAATGTTATCCAGAAATTTTGGGAGTGTGTCTTATAAGTcagatgtttatagttttggtaTGTTATTGCTTGAAATGGTAGGAGGAAGGAAGAATATTGATGTTACGGTAGAAAACATTAGTCAAGCATACTTCTCGGAATGGCTCTATAATCATTTGGATCAAGAGCAAGAGGTACACATCCGAATTGAGGAAGAAAATGATACTAAAATAGCAAAGAAGCTAAGTATCATAGGACTTTGGTGTATTCAATGGTATCCATCAGATCGCCCTTCGATGAaggtgtggacccgcatttttcatgtgcgctCCCACtagatcggcgagactcgcttttttatttgtgaaaaattaattttagaaaagtcggagtcgccacttattttatttttattttaaagggaaaataaaacaagaaagaaaaaccctaaaatgtgactctataatttttggaaaagcatgtctttgaaaaacccgagtcttggtccggggatcaggttacttattgggaaggtacctctagaaggtagcacccctctaagccctataaagatctctactgacaaagttaagggaagtgtggccattaaaCAGTTAATTATaggtacctaagtaggctaggtgatttcaaaaaatagcatgcccaacaagatcaaattacaataaaggaaggttaggataCGTACCCGGACCACTTTTCAagcactatcataaaacatcagagttagtatagaagtatagcacataacatgtatttaatcatagcgaATCtagcatacatctaagcacctaaggattatcaaacatatgcatatttcacagtgacatgattgtttacaaaatttagaaagtaggtgataggggacgtacctggataacatagataacttacaatgcgcttccataagacatgaggggttagataataaataataaaatatagaaatcctagcatgctcgttatctaattagcatagcagaaattatcaaagtatatgaaaacactaattatcacactcatcttgtatacaattcctaaaaaaaagatagacataatttcatcAAGTGACAaatgtggcaacaaaaataaattttgaaaagattttcttatgtaggggtttcgccaattccccaattgatatacacgaagtTAGCTcaaaattatcccatttatgtgggaccacaagctttgattcgtgtctgatttcaaaccaaaattttcgttaaaaactgagaaagatgcaaaccgatcaaaaaaatggttgcatattattttaagaaaatggggttttgattttaagaatcctaaaggaatttttgaaatgaatttttaaagggaatgagattttgattctgagaactctaaatgaatttttgaaatggttttttttttaaggaaatgagattttgagaatattgttatgttttaaagataaaagaagttaatttgaaaacaataaaatgtatgaatcaaaataccaagcaaaagaaaaaagaacaaaatcacaaagtagaatttttgacaaccgataaaattgaagtggtgggaatggaggccaatcttcactattttccgatagcctctaaaaattgattttgacaaAGGATGAGCAAAGTGATAAACCAAAACCTTAGATCTTACAAGCACTgaaactttaaaaacatttaatcttaagataaacttaatcaagcactaaatattatgtgaccTTTAAAACAGTACAAACAATACGTATCAACTAATATTGACGATTTGAAGTCATAAATTTAATCGACTAACTAAACAAatgaataatgaaaaaaaaaaataataataataataaaatacataaaataaataaaattgatcaaaactaaaatgaactatttttaaacacaaaatgaCAACATGGGGTAGATTAAACTTATAGCCTACAATTTgaaagcatagaattaatagaaaaatggaattaaaaaaatcttaacataAACTAATCAATATGAAACCAATCgaattaattaaaactctaaaaaatatcaactaaaacAGGATCAATCaagagtaaaataatttttttctttatttattttaaaacatgaatatatcaacgcggaataaaataaattaatcaacttaaattctaaaactaataaaCTAGAAGGATGAATCATGAATTGAATTTAACAACCTTTAGATATGAAAAGAGTGACATGGAATCAATTGAACTAATAAACTGAATTTTTAAtaacatctaaactaaaagataaattaaaactaaaacgtatgaaattatgaatttcctaattgagaacaaaaataatgctaatcaaaattctaaatttttaactatcatCACAAATTATCTAAAGtctaaaaaatcctaacttttccattattaacaaaaattgcccaaaccaatactaaaaaaaaactaatttgtcAAACTAAGAAAATGAATTGTAATCACATTAgacaaaaatcataattttcaagatggaataataaatcaataataattaattaattaattaattaataattggataaatatatatatgattgattattttaatgaactaaaattttataagagtGCTTAAATCTAaggtaaaattaaaaactaacaaaaatgatttttaaaactaaatctctaacctatagaatcaatttataaaaaacaatttttttaaaactaaatccCTAACCTATAAAATCAATCTTCTTAACAAATGGATAAATATTTAACAAGTAATTAAATGtgtagcaaataaataaataaataaaactcaaatgttTTCAATCTGAtgcaatgaatcaaaattaaatttaatagagatcgaatcattttttttttctcaaagctaaaactatataaaattgtattttctgAATTTAATATGATAAACCAAAACTAAACTCAAACAAAATTCTAATCTTTATGTGAtagatcaaaattaaataaaaatgagattcATGCTGCCACACTAAAACAAATATATGctgaaactaataaaataagtCAAACCACTCAACCCAACATAATGACCCTTTGAAATGAAACTGAAGTTTAAATTTTCCCAAGAAAACCCATGTGAATAAGTAGTTACCTAGCCGGCTGTGATGCTGTTGGAGCGGTCTGGATGTGTGTAGTTGGTCCAGTGAAGAGCGAGTAAATGGACACCAGCTGTTGTGCTTGGTGCTAGGCGACTGTGATGCTATTGGAGCAATCTGGATGTGCGACTGGTGCGGTGAAGAGTGAGCAAATGACCACCAGCTGCCGTATTTGGTGCTGAAGGGTGCTTCCCGTGGAGGCTCTGTAGGTACGTGGACTGTTTATTTCTCCAAGTGGCAGCCGTGTGAATGTATCTCCTTTACGTGGAGATGTGTGTTGAATCTTCCTTCAAATGAGTGGTGCGGCTGGTTCTCAATGCATGGTGCGGCTGTAATGAGTTCCTCTTCAACTTGCAGCCATGTGGGTACCTCTGGAAaattcatcttcttcctctccCGACTGCACCTTCTCCTCTTCCTTCACTTGGTGCGGCTGTTCTGGAAAAATCTCACTCAGGTGAGGTCGTTCTCCTCGCTTCTCAATGGTTCTCCTCGCGTCCCAGAATGGTGCCGCTGCACCCTCTCACCTTCCAGAAAATGATGCCTTTCCTGTCTTTGAATCCTCTACCCTCTTCTCCTCTCAAAACCAGCCCACTTCATCACCGAATCTCACCCTTCATGCCCTGAATCCCCATTTCCTCCAACCCTCCTTCTCTTTTCTCTCAATCGTGTGtcttccttccttttcttttcttttctttctcggTGCGGCTGCCACTTCCTTCCAGAAAATCACTTTCCTTCTCAATGGCCCCCCTTCCTCTCGTCTTCTCAATCCTCTCTCTTatttctcccaaaaaaaaaaaccagccACCTTCCTTTCTCTATAGAGCGCTCTGTCTCCTCCCAAAATCAGCGtaataccttttaaaaaaaaacctttctgTATCTTCCTCGAAAAATCATCCTCATTCAGCCAGCCCAAAAATGTTATGTCAATCCTCCCCATGTCTGCTCCTCATCGCCCGAAAAATGATCTTTCTTCCCCTCAATCATGCGGCTGCACTCTCCCCATCTTCCTTGAACGTAGACTCACTCTCTATCTATATCCATCCCGggcctttcttttctttctttattttttttcaaacgtGGACTGAATATCTCTCCATCACAGCCTCCAAGTTTCCTTTCCTAAAGAAGCCATCTCCGTTGATAAACCTCCCTAATCCAATAGAGACACGCTAGCTTTCCATCTGTAGGCTGCCTTTATGGAGATCCTCCGAATTTTAGACAATGCATACCAATCTATGCGTGGAGGAGCGTTTTAAGTGGTGCAGGTCGTGGTGCTCTCCTTCCAATCCACCATATCTCATATGTGATATCCCATGCGAAAATAAGGACAGAAAGTAAAAGCCATGCAAGagcaatggaaaataaaaattatgcaatttaaaattaaaaggaaaggaaaatagaaaagatcACTATCGCGTATGtataaggaaaacaaaatatcaattcaTGTAATTTAGGAATTAGAGAGTTCAATCTTATgcaattttctaaagaataaataaataaataaatggataaaaatgaataaatataaatataaatatcaaatcatgcaataaaataaataaataaataaataatccacACTTTAATATGATGCAATAGATAGCAATAAAGGATAAAAAGAATTCAACTCCTACAACCaaagattaaaaattcatttgatGCAATCAAAAATCAAGATTAAGCTAAATACTTAcctaatctaaaaaataaaaaataaaataaaaacaggcAATCAAAACCAAGAGCTAACCTAAGTGATCTAGGGCTATAGGAACGTCTAAGTGGAACTTATCCTTGGAAAGATCTAAGTGACTCTAAGTGGAAAGTGCCtggtgggcctagggtgcctaaatgggccaagtgtggtgcctaatgggctaggtgtacctaaatgggcctagggtgcctaagtgggcctaaagtggctaaatgggcctaaagtgatctaagtgggcctagggtaacTAAGTAGGCTtgaagtgtctaaatgggcctaaagtgcctaagtctaaattaaagctgccaagagtcacaataaggggtcagataatccctcaaccaaagtcttcgagatggcttagaaaagataggctacacgagtattaatgggccaccagggaattgctataaacgacatgtgcgaggaagacaaaatagagggtctacagaAGGTTGTGGTTAGAATGTTGGAAAGAGAAGAAGACAATTTAGTCATGCCTCCTAATCCTTTTGCATTTATGGGACAAACAAGCACAAGTGTTAAAAGACGCAAAGCATCTGTCCAACTAGGGTTGACAGTCATATcagaaatagaataaaaaattgtcgATTATATGTGTGTAATTTAGGGAATAATCATGTTGTAATAAAGAGTTGCAATGTAAACATTTGAAATTCATGTTTGTAAAATAGGGCACTTTTGAGGctcaaattttgttaaatttgaagagttgtggttgacacatcaatttttcctttccttgcACTAACTTAATTAGGCCTCCTAGGAAAAAAGATTTTGTAGttggatttcaaaaaataaaaactgtgGAATACACTTGTTCTCCAAAGAGACTGGCTCTGAAGTTAGATAAGCATTATTCTTGGATGGAGCTTCAATATCAAGGTGGTTGAGGATCAAGGTCAGGAGGAGTtgagaaaaaagggaaaatcttGCAAACTAGAGCTATGCATGATGGAAAGGAGAAAATGAGACATGGAGGAATTTTCATAGCTAGGCTTGTTCCCATGTGATTTTCTACTTTGTGACTTGCAAAGATCTCCCAACATGCAAATTGAGATAGAAAAGGATATTACTGCAACATTATTGGATTTATCTTACAACATAgataatgaatttcaaaatgaggatatataaattaattaattttttggttTGTCTTGCTTCACTGACATAAAAGCCACCAAATTAAAAAGTTAAGCACTATTAGAGAAGTTTTTTAGTCCACATCTCCAAATTCCAAAATTAGttaattgattttgattacTAATGGGTCTTAAACCTTCTTGACGGAGCCTATAAAATTAGATCTTTCAAGTTGGTTTGCACTATGTATGATGATGGGGCCACTTTGGTGCAAGTCATTCCTAAGGTAGAGCCTCTTGCTCTGCACAAAAAGGATTGCAGGGAATTAAGCTCAATCTTTCCACAATTGTAATAATAGCTTCCTCTATATGAATGTTGGGAACATGTAAAGTGATCAAACTAATgtcaatcatatatatatatatatatatatatatatatatataatgttttgtaGTTAGTCAAGCATGGTGACATGTTTAATTACAAACTTAGCTACTTCACTTTAACAAGACATGCCCACATGCTTGTGAAAGGAGGAAGTCCTTTCGAGTTGTTATCTGATTAGCATTTGAAATCAGTATTTTTCCATAtataaaaatgagtttttgaataacttttgagttcaaatcattatattttaatttaaatatatgctAAACTCCAAATTGAAGACTAATGTTTACATCTAGTGAATAATGCAAGGAAAAAGAGGAATTTCAATATATAAGAATGGGTTTCAACACCACTTCGATACAAGGAAGTAGAGTTAATCGGGATATAGTGAGTTTCAGGtgttattaaaatgaattttaatatcgGGCAATACACAAATTTAATACCAGGATATCATTTTGATACAAGAAATGCATTTTGATACCACTGTATAGGTATTGAAATCATTGATTGCAATTGCTTTAAGATCCAATAAGTTTAGGAGTTTATCGAAATGGATTTCGGTGCAATAACTAAATTTTGATACCATTTCAATACATTGAAGGTACCTAAATTTCCCTACAAAAGCattccaaaaatacaaaaattttgaaGGATTATCGAAATGAATTTTGATACCTTGTGATACCATTTTGATACATAGTGATACATTGAGATACAATTTCGATACAAGGAGCAAAATTTTGATACATGTACATGAAGATACAATCTGATGCATGTCGATATCAATCCAATACAATATTGGAAACATACCAAAGGTCCACAAGGTTTAGGCATTTGTTGAAATGCATTCTAGTACCTCTGTGGAGGCATTGAAATTTCCAATATGAGTTGCGATCTTCAAAATTTTACTCCAAGACTTCTCCATTTGACtcttttgcatatttttttttttatattttaagaattttaattatgttgtcTTTTTTATATGGTTATTAAATTTCACTCACCTCCCTTGATATTTGAGTTAAACACACCTAGGTACCATGAGTTTAAAACTTTAATAAGtatcttccttattttaaatcaaatggaaggtaattaagagaaaatagtcgatgaaaagggaaagaaaagtaCTTAACCAATGATAGCTACGTGTATTTAACCTAAACATTAGgagaatgaaattaacccttattttaaattatattcaaGGAATTAAACATTAATTAAAGAGTATGGTATATATCCTCTAATGAAGCTAATGAATGACCCTTTCAAATAATACAAATGAAGGTTAACTCTTACAAAAACATAGTCTTAGACAATAAAAATGCGAGATACATAGAAAGAAGGGTGAAAAAGGTATAAAACCAATTGAAAGTCGGAAAcaatgttaaatttttttacataaactTATCCACTGTGCTTGATTTTTCTATAGCATTGGCGGTTATACTCAGTAGTAAAATATGAGGCTAACTGGGTACGTCAACTTGTccataatatttgatttttctatatcTAATGTTTTTTAGCTATTTAGTAGTCAAGCATGGTGAGCTATTTAATTACAAATTGAACTACTCCATTTTCACGAGACATGCATGGCCACATGATTGTGAAAGGAGGATGTCCTTGTTGGTTGGTCCCAGTGGGGCCAATGAAGAAAGAAACTCATGTATGTATCATGTTTTAGGTGAGAGACTGCAACTTGGACCCATGAaagatcattttttgtttgtaattgtaTATCTTTCTCTACGTGCCCATCTTTAAAGTAATTAGAATAATTTATatcaagtgatttttaaaaaactttctttttctgAGTTTCAATTGGTATTCTATCATTGTGGAATTTGCTTTTACATTTCTAGTGAAACCTGACTTTGTATCTCTTGCATTTTCCAATTTAGAAAAAGATGTCTTTAATTAACTAATGTGTCCAaaatcttattttgatttttattaacttcttcatgaatcATATGATTAgtttttcttatgaattttcTCTTAAGAATAAGGAAACAATGAGCTCTCTAGAGCATCTCATTACTTAATAGGAAAATTAAtggtaaaaaaaggaaaattgaagtTGTAAGTCTTAATTTCTCAAATGAGAtttgtttaatttgtttaatttatcttaaaactaaataaattgtAGTTTGACTTAagtttaaatagaacttaattttattaaatattttattatattttaagactTAAGTTAAAAGACACCTTAATTCAAAATTGAGCTTAAAAAGTAGTTTATTGTACAAACATCCCATTGATCATGAACCATCATTAGTTACAACATTTGCTAACTACACATTtgtaaataataatagataagaatttttttttcactctaatTATGAGATGATTGTGAAATTAACTTGTAAACAATGAATATTAGCCAAACTTGTTTTTGGcaagtgaaataaaaattatttgtcaccttcttgaaatatatatattacccACTTTTCCACTAAAATCCATATTTGAAAAGTTCATAGATCCTTCCCTTAGTCATAATTCTCAATGCAAAGAAGTCAAAAGTCTTCAAGGcaagaaaaaatatcaatttattgCTAAGAAAATTCATTGGTAGGCCATTGTTTGAAATCGACACATGCACAATGGACCATATGATTCATGACAATGTAGTGGCCATATGATTCATGACAATGTAGTGGCCAATGTCAACAAAGTCAGCcttattagaattattgaagGAATATGATGCTATCAATTTTTTACTAACAAAATTCATTGGTAGGCCATTGTTTGAAATTGACACATGCATAATGGACCATATGATTCATGACAATGTAGTGGCCAAACGATTCATGACAATGTAGTGGCCAATGTCAACAAAGTCAGCcttattagaattattgaagGAATATGATGCTTGAAAGGGACCAGCTAAGAATTTTGATCCATGTACAAGGGTTGTTGATGTAGTAATGGGCATTTATACTCttcaaaataattgatttacattttagttttatttgcaaattgtaataacctttttattttttattattttttgtttactttatcTAATATATATGCTATGCTCTTAAGATCATATCAACTTTATTTTACGTTTGGTTGAAAAATAGATAAGATAAatgattattcattttatttatcatatcccTTTATATGAGATTTAATAATCTCACAAAAAACATGCAGTATACATGCcttttagataataaatttatttctcatattcattgcatttcttaaatattagttccttttaaaaaaatttcattttaatcactttgaataataaaaaataaaatctaattttaaaaaataaaatttttattccaaaaagaagaaaaataaaagcatatttatattataatacaaaataaaattatatatatgtatatatgaaatacaaattaatattttatcataatCTAAACCATCAATTAAATATGaccttaatttatataatttcatcaCTCTATATTTGTTTAACATTCATAAGATGGTGATGCAtgatatttggctttttcttaCTACTTGAGGAAACAAgacaaccaaaaaaattatttgtcacCTTCTTGAAATATATCACccacttttccatgaaaatccataattgaaaatttcatatattcttCCTCTATCTCATGTATTACTGTAAAGAGTCAAAGTCTTCCAAGGCAAGGGCTAATATCCATTTATTGTTGAGAAATTCACTCGGTAGGCCATTGTTTGAAGTCGGCACATGTATAATGGACCATATGATATATGATTTATGACAATATAGTAGTCAAAGTCTTATTGGAGGACTTTGATTTATGATAATATCGAATTTCACAATCtcatgaagaaaaatggaataCACTTATATTTTGGATAGTAAATTTATTTCCCATATTCATTGTAtctctaaaatatttattttcaaaatatttcatgttaatcactttgaataacaaaataaaaataaaaataaataaaaaataaatctaattttaaaaagataaaaaatcatgGGTTAAGCCTAGTGATCAGCCCATACACAATTAGGCTATTTCATTCGATTCCAAAATGCCTCTCAAAGGATCAACCCCAACAATAGGCTCATGGGTCAAGCCTAGTGATAAGCCACAACTTAGGCCGGTCCATATCCATACACAACTTAGGCCGAGTTAGGATCATGGACTAGTTTTTGGGCTTGTCCCCTTAGAAGGCATTTTGGAACCCAATGAAACAATAACAAATTTTCAATTGCTTCTTGCTTTCTTACTTTTAGGTTTTGCCTTTCCTGAAAGGACTCCATTTGCAGACTAGATTTTCAGTTTTTAAAGACAGGGTCTCTAGAATTAATATGCAGTATTTGGTCCTTAAAGGCCCAACAGACCCATGGGCTAGTTGGCAGGGCAGGGCTAGCTAGCTTGGATTTGGGCTAGCCCAGCACGTTTGAGGCCTAGCATTATCAAAGCCCAATTTGGCCTAGGAGGCAACTTTAGGGTCAACACAAACCTATCTGGGCTACCCCTAAACTAAGATTAAATGGCTAGGACCCAAAGGGATAGCTCAATATGGGCCTATATTTGCCATAAGATGAGGAATATATCAGCCATTGCTAGATTCTAGCATGCTATATTTTAAAGATTATCTCCAagtctttttatctttttttcattttttctttgttctcacTTCTCCCTAACGTGAAGTATTTGAGACATGCTTTTTCATCTTAGCTCATGTGGTAAAGTGGTGAAGTGGGGTTGTTGCTTTAGTTAATCTTAGGATACGTTGAACTTTGATGATAAACTttaatttaagtaaaatttaatgTGTTGGAATCATGGATAAatctaagatttttttaaaataatttaaaactcaaataataaattcattaattctaaaaatttatggattaaaattgtttcataattactttattgattattttctgcatataattatatttttataattttttccaattatctattagaaaaatgaacttTAGAAGTGATATATTATCAgttataactttattatttctccTATACAAACGactgtatttttttatttttctcactaagtaaatagattataaattaaataagatataattaataatttaaatattttaatgaatcttttgatttttaagaataaattgaaatttaaaaaccaaACCAATTAATTGCACATTCAATCAAAACATTATAGCatattatattcataattaagtattaaatgtATACGTATAATAAGAAAACTTAGtttatttacatgttaaaaaaattaaactttatttgttattcattttaaatgaaatattattaatgataattattttaaaattatgtttattttttttaataataaaaaaatttacaaagatgttaatatccttatatttctaacataaattaaaatagtgtatttcttaataaacaaaatataacttatgattttatcataatattCCTATTTATGTTCTACTAAAAgctattcattttaaaataatttataattacaaaactatttttatttttaataagatttgaattaaatttaattaacattatataaattaaatttacaatgtttttataaaatcaaaacaaaaaattatttcaaaaaacaatttatccaaacaaggattttgttttttaatatttatga contains these protein-coding regions:
- the LOC100246494 gene encoding rust resistance kinase Lr10-like; translated protein: MGISLFFFFLFMGLFAEINGRSQDEECKASRCSHHGPVIRFPFRLKHQSDHCGYPEFELSCSENKQTILEPPYSLKLSVEKINYTSQEIIGRPDYCHRRKFQNFNLSASPFQFTESYLRSFSFFSCSENKAKSYGLKSIPCSFLSSDPVYAIESSSSLDFTNLSFCRKQKERSVSGRRVIAQNPKSNALINQQKDKLGQGGYGTVYKGRLSNEVFVAVKILNDFKGNGEEFINEVRTMGTIHHVNVVRLVGFCADGYKRALICEFLPNDSLEKFIFSTFGNNRSLGWCKLHDIAIGIAKGIEYLHQGCDQRILHFDIKPHNILLDHNFNPKISDFGLAKLCSKEQSTVSVTATRGTMGYIAPEMLSRNFGSVSYKSDVYSFGMLLLEMVGGRKNIDVTVENISQAYFSEWLYNHLDQEQEVHIRIEEENDTKIAKKLSIIGLWCIQWYPSDRPSMKVWTRIFHVRSH